The Streptomyces sp. A2-16 sequence TCCAGGGCCGCGACCCGCCCGCTGGCACTGGACAGACAGACCACCCGTGCGCCCGGGCCGGGGGTGACACCGCCCGGCTGCTCCAGGCTCGTCTGGGTCTGCCACAGCTGCTTTCCGGTGCGGACCGACACGGCGGTCACCCGGCCGGAGGCGCCGGTGAACCACAGGGTGCCGTCCGCCGCCGTCACGGTGCCCTCGAACTCCTTGGCGAGCTCCGTCGTCGTGGCGGCGCCGGTGTCCGGGTCGACCAGCCGGATCCGGGCGAAGGGACCCTTCGTACCGGTGCTCAGGTGCCCCGGTACTTCCTCGGCGGCCTCGAGGTAGAGCAGGCGGCCGTCGTACGTGCCGACCAGCGTCGACAGGGCCGGCACCTCCATACGGCGCACCGAGCCGTCGGAGCGGTCGAAGCCGAGCAGCAGAATGGTCTTGCTGGGCGTCATGCCCGGCATGCACTCCAAATACAGGCCCACGTTCGTGTGCGCCGGATCGCACTGCATCCCCGACGGAAGCGGCGCCGTCCAGCGCCGGTCGCCGGTGCGCGCCGAACGCGCGGTCAGCGTTCCGCGGCCGATGTCCGGGACGAGCACCAGGTCACCGGAGAGGAACACATGCGTGGACCGCCCGTCCACCGTGCGGTGCCAGAGCCGTTTCCCCGTCTTGGTGTCGAGGGCGATGACCGAGATCACGAGGTCCCCGCCCTCCGGCTGGTACTGCTGCTTGACCAGCATGACGTCGTCCGCGACCCCGAGGAGCCAGAAGAAGTACGACCTCTTCATCGGGAGGGACGGCACCCCGTCGGCGCGCCAGTCGACCCGTCCGGTGGTGCCGTCGAGGCGCACGGGCAGCACCGCGTCCCCCGCGCAGTAGAGGGAGCCCTCGTACATCTGGCACTCCGGGCCGCTGTCGACCCCGCCCTCCAGAAGGGTGATCCCCTTCTTCAGGCCCCGCTCCGCGGTGGCGTACACCGTCGTCTGCCAGGGCTGCCAGCCGCTGGGCAGCTCCGTCCAGCGGGAGGCGGCGCCCTCGGCACGGACCGTGCCGCCCCCGCCGTCGCTCTCCGTCCGTCCCGGGCCGCCCAGCAGATACGCCGTCAGCCCGAGGGCCAGCGCGCCGATCGCGGCGGTCGCCGTCCACAGCGGGCGCAGCCGGCGGCGGCCGGGGGTCGTGGGCGAGTCCGGGTGCGGGGCACCGGTGTCGGACGGGTCCGGCAGGTCCCCGAGCAGCGTCACCGTCTGCGGGCCGTCCGTCGTCTCCTCGGGCAGCACCCGCGCGAGCTCCCGGGCGACCTCGTCCAGCCCGGGCCGGTCCGCTGCCTTCTTGGCCAGACAGCTCTGCAGGACGGCCCGCAACTCCTCCCGCACGCCGTCCAGGCGGGGTTCGTCGTGGATCACCTGGTACGCCGTGAGGTAGGGGCTGTCCGCGTCGAACGGCCCCCGGCCGCTGAGCGTGTACACCAGCAGCGCGCCGAGCGCGAAGACATCGGAGGCCGGGCCGACCGTGCGGGCGTCGGTGAGCTGTTCCGGGGACATGAAGGGCGGGGTGCCGATCATCTGGCCGGTCTCGGTGAGGGGGTTGTTCTCCGCCGCCCGGGAGATGCCGAAGTCGATGACGCGGGGGCCGTCGTCGGCCATCAGGACATTGGCGGGCTTGAGGTCGCGGTGCACCACACCGGCCCGGTGGATGTCCCGCAGGGCCTCCACCAACCCCAGCGCCAGGCGCCGCAGTTCCGTCTCCCGCAGGGGGCCGCGCTCGTCGATCCGGTCGGCGAGCGAGCGGCCGGGCACGTACTGGGTCGCCATCCAGGGCCGCGCCGCCTCGGGGTCGGCGTCCACGACCGGGGCGGTGAACGCACCGCTCACCTTGCGGACGGCCTCGATCTCCTGGCGGAAGCGGGTGCGGAAGACGGGGTCCTCGGCGTACTGGGCGTGCACGACCTTCACCGCGACCTCGCGGCCCGAGCGGGATCTGCCCCGGTAGACGATGCCCATCCCCCCGGACCCGAGCCGGTCGACCAGTCTGTACCCGCCGACCGATTTCGGGTCGTCCTTGTGAAGCGGCACGCCCGCATCCCCTTCCCCCGTGCGGCAGTCCGAGGCTCCAGCATATGTAACGGGGCCGGCCCGCCCCGTCCCGGGAAGGTCCAGGTCCGCGCCTTCAGTGCCGCTTACGGGAGTTGAGCCGGGCCGCCCGGCGGGTCAGGTAGTCGCGTTCGGCGAGGTTGGGGGCCTTGTGGGCGGCCTCGGCGTACAGGCGGGCCGCGGTGGTCAGGTCGCCCGCGCGTTCGTGGAGATAGGCGGCGGCCGCGGTGTGGCGGGGCAGCGAGTCCTCGACCGCGGCCAGCGCGGCCAGGCCCGCGCGGGGGCCGTCGGCCTCGCCCACGGCGACCGCCCGGTTGAGGCGGACCACGGGACTGTCGGTCAGCCGGGCGAGTTCGTCGTACCACTCGACGATCTGCACCCAGTCGGTCTCCTCGGCGGTGGGCGCGTCGGCGTGCAGGGCGGCGATGGCGGCCTGGGCCTGGAACTCGCCCAGCCGGTCGCGGGCGAGGGCGCTCTGGAGGATCTGTACACCCTCGGCGATGGCCGCGGTGTCCCAGCGGGTGCGGTCCTGCTCGGCGAGCGGCACCAGGCTGCCGTCGGGCGCGGTGCGCGAGGCGCGGCGGGCGTGGTGGAGCAGCATGAGGGCGAGCAGTCCCGCGACCTCGGGGTGGTCGATGGCGGCGGCGAGCTGCCGGGTGAGGCGGATCGCCTCGGCGGCCAGGTCGACATCGCCCGAGTAGCCCTCGTTGAAGACGAGGTAGAGGACGCGCAGCACGGTGGCGACGTCGCCTGGCTGGTCGAACCGCACCCCGGAGACGGTCCGCTTGGCGCGGCTGATCCGCTGCGCCATGGTCGCCTCGGGGACGAGGTACGCCTGGGCGATCTGCCGGGTGGTCAGGCCGCCGACCGCACGCAGGGTGAGCGCGACCGCGGACGACGGGGTGAGCGAGGGGTGGGCGCACAGGAAGTACAGCTGGAGCGTGTCGTCCACGCCGGGCGCGGGCCCGGGCGCCGGTTCCTCCTCGACACGGTCCTCGCGCCGGCGCCGGGCGGTGTCCGAGCGGGTCGCGTCGAGGAACTTGCGCCAGGCCACGGTGACCAGCCAGCCCTTCGCGTCCCTCGGCGGGTCGGCCGGCCAGACCCGGACCGCCTCGACGAGGGCGTCCTGGACGGCGTCCTCGGCCGCCGCGAAGTCTGCTCCGCGGCGGACGAGGACGGCGAGCACGCCCGGGGTCAGGCTTCTGAGCAGCGCCTCATCCACCGGCGTGGCAGTCGTCCGTGGCAGTGGGCGAGGAGGCGTAGAACGGGCGCAGCTCCAGCCATTCGTGGATCGGCTTCCCGCCGGCGCCGGGGGCGGCCGAGAGTTCCCCGGCCAGTTCGAGGGCCCGCTCGTAGCTGTCGACGTCGATCACCATCCAGCCGGCGATGAGGTCCTTGGTCTCGGCGAACGGCCCGTCGGTGACGGGCGGGCGCCCCTCGCCGTCGTACCGCACCCACGTGCCCTCGGGAGCGAGGGCCTGCCCGTCGACGTACTCCCCGGTCTTCTCCAGCCGTTCCGCGAAGTCCCGCATGTACTGCACGTGGGCCGAGATCTCCTCGGGGGTCCACTGCTCCATGGGCACGTCGTTGGCCGGAGCGGGGGCGCCACGGTAGTGCTTGAGCAACAGGTACTTGGCCATGATGTCTCTCCTGTATCCCGGTGCGGCCCCATTCTGGCCGCTCTCACCACGGGGACGGAGCAGGGCACGGGTTCTCGACATCGCCGTGGGAAATTCTTTTTCCCGGCTTTCGTGGAACGGCGGGAGCCCCCGCAGCCGACGCCGCGGGGGCTCCTGCCGGGTCAGACGCCCGCCGGTTCCGGTTCCTCGGCGGCCCGGGCCGGCTGCGCGGGGGTCTCGCCCCGCTTCGCCGCCCGCTTCTTCGCCCGGCGCTCCTTGCGGAGCTCCAGCATCGTGTAGAGCGTCGGGACCAGGAGCAGGGTCAGCAGCGTCGAGGTGATCAGGCCGCCGATCACGACCACCGCGAGCGGCTGCGCGATGAAGCCGCCCTCGCCGGTGACGCCCAGCGCCATCGGGAGGAGCGCGAAGATCGTGGCCAGGGCCGTCATCAGGATCGGGCGCAGACGGTGCCGGCCGCCCTCGATCACGGCTTCCACCACGCCGTACCCCTGCTTGCGGTACTGGTTGATCAGATCGATGAGCACGATCGCGTTCGTCACCACGATGCCGATGAGCATCAGCATGCCGATCATCGCGGGGACGCCCATCGGGGTGCCCGTCACGATCAGGAGGCCGATCGCGCCGGTGGCCGCGAAGGGGATCGACACCAGCAGGATCAGCGGCTGGGCCAGGGAGCGGAAGGTCGCGACCAGCAGCATGAAGACGATCGCGATCGCCGCGAGCATCGCCAGGCCCAGGTTCTTGAACGCCGAGTCCTGGTCCGAGGTGACTCCGCCGATCTCGGCCGTGGCGCCCTCCGGGAGCTTCAGCGCGTCCAGCTTGGACGTGAGGTCCGCGCTGACCGCGCCCGTGTTGTCGCCGGTCGGCTTCGCGGTGATCGTGGCGGCCCGCTGGCCGTCGATCCGCGTCATCGACACCGGACCGTCCACCAGCTTCACCGTGGCGATGTCCCCCAGCTTCACCGGGCCGAGCCGCAGGTTCCTCAGCTGGTCGAGGGTCGCCGCGGGCTTCGCCGACGTGATGACGACATCGCGCTCGGTGTCGTCCAGGATCGCCCGGCCGGCCGTCGTGCCCTTGACCGCCTGGGTCACCGCGGCGCCCAGGGTCTGGTCGTCGAAGCCGGCCGCCGCGGCCTTGTCGTCGGCCTTCACCGAGATGCGCGGCACGCTCTGCGCGAGGTCGCTGGTGACGTCCGTGACGTCGTCCAGGCCGGCCACCGTCCTGCGCACCTTCTCGGACGCCTCGCGCAGGACCTTCGCGTCGGCCGCCTTCACGACCACGCTGAGGTCCTGGCTGCCGAAGCCGTCACCGGCGGCGACGGTCGTGGTGCCGATGCCGTCGAGCTTCTTCAGGCCCGCCTCGATGTCGTCCTGGACGGCGTCGTGCTTCGCCGAGTCGTCCAGCATCACCTGGTAGGACGCCTGGTTGGTGTCCGTGCCGCCGCCGAAGGCCGCCATGAAGCCGGAGGAGCCGATGGTGACCTGGTAGTCCTTGACGCCCTTCGTGCCGGCGAGGAGCTTCTCGACCTTCCTCGCCTGGACGTCGGTCGCGGCCAGGCTGGTGCCGGGCTTCAACTCCTGCTTGACGGTGAGGACTTCCTGCTCGCCCTGGTCGAAGAAGTTGGTCTTCAGGAGCGGGGCCATGCCGAAGGTGCCGATCAGGATCACGGCCGCCAGCAGCACGCTCGTCAGCCGGCGCCTGGTGGCGAAGCGCAGGACGGGGACGTAGAGCCGCTGGAGCCTGCTCCTCGCCTCCTTCGCCTCCGCCGCCCGGCGTGCCTCGTCGGCGTCCTCGGGGGTGCCCTTCGGGGCGCGCAGGAACCAGTACGACAGGACCGGGACGACCGTGAGCGAGACCAGCAGCGAGGCCAGCAGGGCCGCCGTCACCGTCAGGCTGAACGCGCCGAACAGTGCGCCCACCATGCCGCCGACCAGGCCGATCGGCAGGAACACGGCGACCGTGGTGAGGGTCGAGGAGGTGACCGCTCCGGCCACCTCGCGGACCGCGGTGAGGATCGCGAAGTGGCGCTCCTCGCCGTAGCCGAGGTGCCGCTTGATGTTCTCCAGTACGACGATGGAGTCGTCGACGACCCGGCCGATCGCGATGGTCAGCGCGCCCAGCGTCAGCATGTTGAGCGAGAGGTCGCGGGTCCACAGGACGATCAGGGCCAGGACGACGGAGAGCGGGATGCTGACCGCCGTGACCAGCGTCGAGCGGACCGAGGCCAGGAAGACCAGGATCACCAGGACCGCGAAGAGCAGGCCGAGCGCGCCCTCCGTGGTCAGGCCGGAGATGGCCTTCGAGACGGCCGGGCCCTGGTCGCTGACGACGGTGATCGTCGCGCCGGAACCGAGGTCCTTGCGCAGACCGGGCAGCTTGTCCTCGACCGCGTCCGAGATGGCGACCGCGCTGCCGTCGTGGTCCATGGTGACCGCGACGGACAGGCTCGGCCTGCCGTCGGTGCGGGTGATGGAGTCGGCCGGGGCCTGCGTCTGCCGCACGGTGGCCACATCGGCCAGCCGGACCGGCTTGCCCGAGCCCTTGACCATGAGGTTCTGGATCTGCTCGAGCGAGGTGAAGCCGCCGCCCACCTGAACGGTCCTGTTGGCGCCGTCCTCGTCGAAGGAGCCGGCCGGGACGGTCGCGCCGCCCGCCTGGAGGGCCTGGGCGAGGGACTGGGTCGTCAGACCGGCCGCCGCGAGCTCGCGGTCGTCGGGCGTGACGGAGACCTGCAGGTCACGGACACCACTGACGGTCACCTGGCCGACGCCGTCGATGTTCTTCAGATCCGGGACGACGGTCCGGTCCAGCTGGTCCGCGAGGGCCTGCTGGTCCTTGTCCGCGGTGACGGCGAGGACGACCGTCGGCATGTCGTCCGTGGAGCCGGCGACGACCTGGGGGTCCACGTCCTGCGGGAGCCTGGCCCGGTTGACGGCGAGCTGGACGTCGGCGACGAGCTGCTTGGTGTCGTTGCCGTAGTCGAAGGACGCCATGATGACGGCGTTGCCCTCGCTCGCCGTGGAGGTGACGCCGGAGATGCCGTCGACGGCCTCGAGGTTGTCCTCGATGGGCTCGACGACCTGCTTCTCGACGACGTCGGGGGCGGCGCCCTGGTAGGGCGCGATCACCGACACCATCGGCAGTTCGATGGTGGGCAGGAGTTGCTGCTTCAGCTGCGGGATCGCGATCGCGCCGAACACGATCGCGACGAGGGACATCAGGCCTATCAGGGCCCGTTGCGCGAGGCTGAATCGGGACAGCCAGGACATGGGTGAGGGTTCTCAATTCTGTGAGCGGCAGAAACGGCTCCTCAACCCTGGGCCATGGCTGTGCGCTGTTTCGTAGGCCCCAGGTCCATTTCCTTATACGGCGCCTACTCCTGGCGCAGTACACGCACCCAGTGTCACTCCACCCTCGGCCGTACCAGCCCCGACTCGTACGCGATCACCACGAGCTGGGCCCGGTCCCGGGCGCCCAGCTTTGCCATGGCCCGGTTGACGTGGGTCTTGACGGTGAGCGGGCTGACCTCGAGGCGCTCGGCGATCTCGTCGTTGGAGTGGCCGCCGGCGACCTGGACGAGGACCTCGCGCTCGCGGACGGTGAGGGCGGCGAGGCGTTCGGAGCGCACCGGGTCGTTGTCCTCGGCGTCGCCCTGGGCCAGGAAGCGGGCGATCAGGCCCTTGGTGGCGGCCGGGGACAGCAGGGCCTCGCCGCCCGCCGCGACCCGGATGGCGCTGAGGAGTTCCTCGGGTTCGCTGCCCTTGCCGAGGAAGCCGGAGGCGCCGGCGCGCAGGGACTGCACGACGTAGTCGTCGACCTCGAAGGTCGTCAGGATGACCACCCGGACATGGGCGAGGGAGGGATCCTCACTGATCATGCGGGTGGCCGCGAGGCCGTCCGTGCCGGGCATCCGGATGTCCATGAGGACGACGTCGGCGCCCTCCTCCCGGGTCAGCCGCACGGCCTCGGCGCCGTCGGACGCCTCCCCGACCACCTGCATGTCCGGCTCCGAGTCGACGAGCACACGGAAGGCGCTGCGCAGCAGTGCCTGGTCGTCGGCGAGCAGGACACGGATCGTCATACGGGCTCTCCCGGCTGGTCCTTGGCTGCGGATCGGGTCTTGACCGGCAGCATCGCATGGACGCGGAATCCGCCCCCGTAGCGGGGACCGGTGGTGAGGGTGCCGCGCAGGGCGGTGACGCGCTCGCGCATGCCGAGCAGGCCGTGGCCGCCGCCGCTGTCGGGGCCGTCCGGGTCGTGGTCCTCGCCGTTGCCGTTGTCGAGGACGGTGATCTCCACATCCGGTCCGACCCGTACGACGCTGACCTCGGCCTTCGCGTCCGTACCGGCGTGCTTCTGGACGTTGGTGAGCGCTTCCTGGATGACCCGGTAGGCGGCCAGGTCCACGGCGGCGGGCAGGGTGGTGCCGTGGTCGGCGCGGGCGACCTCGACATGGAGTCCCGCGCTGCGGAAGGTGCCGACGAGTTCGTCGAGGCGGGCGAGGCCCGGGGCGGGTTCGGTGGGGGCCTCGGGGTCGCCGGACTGCCGGAGCAGGCCGACGGTGGCGCGCAGCTCGCCCAGGGCGGAGCGGCTGGCCTCGCGGACGTGGGCGAGGGCCTCCTTGGCCTGGTCGGGGCGCTTGTCCATGACGTGCGCGGCGACTCCGGCCTGGACGTTGACCAGGGCGATGTGGTGGGCGACGACGTCGTGCAGGTCGCGGGCGATGCGCAGGCGCTCCTCGGCGACCCTTCGGCGGGCCTCCTCCTCGCGGGTGCGTTCGGCCTTCTCGGCGCGCTCCCTGATGGCCTGGACGAAGGCCCGGCGGCTGCGGACGGCGTCGCCGGCGGTGGCGCCGATGCCGGTCCAGGCGAAGATGCCGAGGTTCTCCTGGGCGTACCAGGGCAGCGGGCCGGCGAGCATCGCGGCGCCGGTGAGGACGGTCATGGTGAGCAGGCCGACGCGCCAGGTGGTGGGACGGTCGGTGGTCGAGGCGACCGTGAAGAGGGCGATCACGGCGGCCATGGCGACGGGGGCGCGCGGGTCGCCGGTGACGCACTCGATGACGGAGGCGGTGCCGGTGAGGGCGAGCACGGTCAGGGGGGCGCGGCGGCGGAAGACCAGGGCCGCGGCGGCGAGCGCGATGAGGACGAGGCTGAGGGGGGCCGGGGTGCGGATGCTCCAGCTGACGTCGTGCTCGCCGTGGGGGTCCACGAAGGAGCCGGCCACCATGCAGAGCAGGACGCCTGCGGCGAGGACGGCGTCGGCCGCCACGGGGTGCGCCTTGAGCTGGCGGCGGACTCGGGCGAGGGTGGTCACGTCTGCCAACGGTACGGGGTCCTGCGTCGCTTGGACCGGGGGCTGCCTGTACCTTCCGACTTGCGGCCAGTGGTGGGCGCGCGTCTCTGGGGGCTGCGCCCCCAGCCCCCCGTCGGCCCTTGCGGGCCTCGTCCTCAAACGCCGGACGGGCTGGATCGCCCTGAACCGGCATCGAAACTTCAGCCCGGGATCAAGCCGTCGTCGCTGAGCAGTTCCCGGACCTCCTCCAGCGTGGCGTCCGGGGAGGGGAGGATCAGTTCCGAGGGTTCCAGGGAGTCGTCCGGGAGCGGGGTGCCCAGGTCCCGAACCCTGGTGAGGAGGGCTTGGAGGGTGCGGCGGAAGCCCGGACCGTCGCCGTTCTCCATCTCGGCCAACAGCTCGTCGTCCAGTTTGTTCAGGTCGGCGAGGTGGCTCTCGGCCAGCCTCACCTGCCCCTCCCCCATGATCCGTACGATCATGTCGCCCTCCTCGGCGTGGGACCTACTGCTTGTCGAAGCGTGGAGTGTCCTGCGGCTGCTGGGACTGCGACTGGCCGGTGCCGCCCTCGATGGCCTGCTGCGACGAGGAGCCTCCCGCCAGCTCCGCCTTCATGCGCTGCAGTTCCAGCTCTACATCCGTACCACCGGAGAGCCGGTCCAGCTCGGCCTGGATGTCGTCCTTGTGCATGCCGGACTGGTCGTCCAGGGCACCCGAGGCAAGGAGTTCGTCGATGGCGCCGGCCCGGGCCTGGAGCTGGGCCGTCTTGTCCTCGGCCCGCTGAATGGCCAGGCCCACGTCGCCCATCTCCTCGGAGATGCCGGAGAAGGCCTCGCCGATCCGGGTCTGCGCCTGGGCCGCGGTGTAGGTCGCCTTGATGGTCTCCTTCTTGGTCCGGAAGGCGTCCACCTTGGCCTGGAGGCGCTGGGCCGCAAGGGTGAGCTTCTCCTCCTCGCCCTGCAGCGTCGAGTGCTGGGTCTCCAGGTCGGTCACCTGCTGCTGGAGCGCGGCCCGGCGGGACAGCGCCTCACGGGCGAGGTCCTCCCGGCCGAGCGCGAGCGCCTTGCGGCCCTGGTCCTCCAGCTTGGAGGACTGCGACTGCAGCTGGTTCAGCTGGAGTTCCAGGCGCTTGCGGGAGGTGGCCACGTCGGCCACGCCCCGGCGTACCTTCTGGAGCAGTTCGAGCTGCTTCTGGTACGAGTAATCGAGGGTTTCGCGCGGGTCCTCGGCCCGGTCAAGGGCCTTGTTCGCCTTCGCGCGGAAGATCATCCCCATACGCTTCATGACACCGCTCATGGGCTTCGCGCGCCCCCTTCTGACGGACTTCCAGCTCCAGCTCTGCGACAGAACCCACAGTACGGGCCCTGCATCCATTGACGCACTGTTCCGGGACGGATGCGCTCATCCCCAAGGACGACTGACCAATCCCTTGCTCCGGCGTAAGGAGTAGGTGACCTTCAGGGTGAGCGACCAGTCACCGGACGTCCCCTCTGTCCCCCTTGATGACGACTGGTGTTGCCGGATCGTTCCCCACGGGGCTGGGGTCCAACCCCGGACACCCCTTACCCTTGGGTTTTGTGTTCCGTAGCCGTGCCACCAAGGAAGAGAAGGCCGCTGTCGCCGACAAGGCGCAGCTGACCGACTCCAAGCAGCCCCGCGACCCGCAGGCCCCCAAGGGCCGCCCGACGCCCAAGCGCAGTGAGTCGCAGTCCCAGCGCCGCAGCGTCGCCAACACCTCGCTCACGCGCAAGGACGCCGCCAAGCGCCAGCGCGAGGAGCGCCGTGCGGCCCTGGACAGGCAGCGCCAGGCGCTGGCCGGCGGCGACGAGAGGTACCTGCCCGCGCGGGACAAGGGCCCGGTGCGCAAGTTCGCCCGCGACTTCATCGACGCGCGGTTCAACGTGGCGGAGTTCTTCCTGCCCATGGCCGTGGTCATCCTCGTGCTGAGCCTGGTGCGGGTGGGCGCGCTCCAGAGCATCGCGCTGCTGCTGTGGCTGGTCGTGATCGTGCTGATCGTGCTCGACTCGATCCTCACCGGTTTCCGTCTGAAGAAGCGGCTCACCGAGCGCTTCCCGGACCAGAGCCGCAAGGGCGCGGTGGCCTACGCCCTGATGCGCTCCCTCCAGATGCGTCGCCTCCGGCTGCCCAAGCCGCAGGTCAAGCGCGGAGAGCGGCCCTGAGTACGACGTCTTTCTCCGGGGGTGCGGCTGATGCCTGGCTGGGAAAGCTGGGCGGGCTGCGGAATGTCGTACGACAGGAGCTGGTGGCCCGGCAGCTCGACGAGCAGATAGTCGGGCGGTACCCGGTCGGGCAGCGGCTGAGGGTGCTCGACGTGGGCATGGGCCAGGGCACGCAGGCGCTGCGGCTGGCCCGGGCCGGGCATCAGGTGACCGGGCTCGAACAGGACTCCACGATGGTCGCGGCGGCGCGGGACTCGTTGTCCGCCGAGCCCGAGGGCATCCGGGAGCGGATGCGGATCATCGAGGGCGACGGCCGGGACACCGGGGTGCACTTCCTGCCGGGCAGCTTCGACGTGGTGCTGTGCCACGGCGTGCTCATGTACGTCGAGGAGCCGGATCCACTGCTCGCCGGGCTGGCGCGGATGCTGGCACCGGGCGGACTGCTGTCGTTGCTCGTGCGCAACGCCGACGCGCTCGCGATGCGGCCGGGGCTGGCCGGGGACTGGGCCGGGGCGCTGGACGCCTTCGACAGCACCACGTACCGCAACCGGCTGGGGCTCGACGTACGGGCCGACCGGCTGAGCACGCTCACCGCCACGCTCGCCGGGATCGGGGCTCCGCTCCAGGCCTGGTACGGCGTGCGGGTGTTCACGGACAACGCCGCGGACGACACCGAGGCGCCTGCCGACGCGGAGACACTGCTGGCCTGCGAGGAGCGAGCCGGGCGGACGGATCCGTATCGGGGGGTCGCCGCGCTGCTGCACCTGTGCGGAGTGCGCGGCTGAGCCGGTTCGGGCGAACCGAACGGGGCGGGTCGGGGTGCCGGGGACGGCGCGGCGCCGGCGGCGGATGCACCGGCCGTAAGGGGAGAGCGGCGGGCGAGGGCGGTCCGATCGCCCCCGCCCTTCCCGGTCACGCCTCTTCGGCGGCCTTCAGGCTCATCGGGCCGTAGATCTCGGTGGCGTCCTCGAACAGGCGCACCTGTTCCGCACCGCCGGCGAGCAAAGGCTTCCAGTACTCACCGAGCCAGGACTCGGCGTCGCCCTGGGTGGTGAACTCCTCGGGCTCCACGGCGGGCTGGGTCTCCGCACCGTCGGCCGTCTCGAATCGCCAGGTCCATGTCGCCATGTGAGCCTCCCGTGTTTGATCCGTTACGAAGAGCACCCTAAGCGGTGCGTCTCCGGGTGTGGGCCGGTGGGCGCCCCTTGAAGGGGTCTCTGCGCGCGCTGGATCAACGGGCACCGGCGAGAATCGTGCCGTGGAACTGACATTGCTCGGCACCGGTGCCCCCGACGGCCTACCCCGCCCCTTCTGCCCCTGCGCCGCCTGTGCAGTCGCGCTCGGTGCGGACGCCCGGGCCGCCACCGCCGTGCTCATCGACGAGACGTTGCTGCTCGATCTCACTCCCGGGGCCGCCTTCGCCGCCGCGCGCGCGGGCCATTCACTCGCAGGTGTCAAGCAGGTCCTGCTGTCGCATCCCCATGACGGGCCCCCCGTCGAGGTGCCCGCCGGGCTTCCGCAGCCGGGGCGGGTGCCGGACGGGCGGGAGTTGGCGTTGCTGACGGGGCATCGGGTGCGGGCCGTGGCGCTGGACGCGCCGGGGACCGGGTACGCCGTCACCGGGCCCGACGGCCAGCGGGTGCTGTACCTGCCGCCGGGGGGTGCGCCCGCCGGGCTGGAGAACGGGGCCGTGGAGTCGTACGACATGGTGCTCGCCGACGTCGTACGGCGGCCGGACGCGCTCGCCCGGCTGCGGGCCGTGGGGGCCGCGGGGCCCAC is a genomic window containing:
- a CDS encoding serine/threonine-protein kinase, which translates into the protein MPLHKDDPKSVGGYRLVDRLGSGGMGIVYRGRSRSGREVAVKVVHAQYAEDPVFRTRFRQEIEAVRKVSGAFTAPVVDADPEAARPWMATQYVPGRSLADRIDERGPLRETELRRLALGLVEALRDIHRAGVVHRDLKPANVLMADDGPRVIDFGISRAAENNPLTETGQMIGTPPFMSPEQLTDARTVGPASDVFALGALLVYTLSGRGPFDADSPYLTAYQVIHDEPRLDGVREELRAVLQSCLAKKAADRPGLDEVARELARVLPEETTDGPQTVTLLGDLPDPSDTGAPHPDSPTTPGRRRLRPLWTATAAIGALALGLTAYLLGGPGRTESDGGGGTVRAEGAASRWTELPSGWQPWQTTVYATAERGLKKGITLLEGGVDSGPECQMYEGSLYCAGDAVLPVRLDGTTGRVDWRADGVPSLPMKRSYFFWLLGVADDVMLVKQQYQPEGGDLVISVIALDTKTGKRLWHRTVDGRSTHVFLSGDLVLVPDIGRGTLTARSARTGDRRWTAPLPSGMQCDPAHTNVGLYLECMPGMTPSKTILLLGFDRSDGSVRRMEVPALSTLVGTYDGRLLYLEAAEEVPGHLSTGTKGPFARIRLVDPDTGAATTTELAKEFEGTVTAADGTLWFTGASGRVTAVSVRTGKQLWQTQTSLEQPGGVTPGPGARVVCLSSASGRVAALDARKGTLLWKTPPRAKWVNAQNDLPPEVLLDKGALVVTTPSGDVFTLDPAHPERTSASG
- a CDS encoding DUF6596 domain-containing protein, with product MDEALLRSLTPGVLAVLVRRGADFAAAEDAVQDALVEAVRVWPADPPRDAKGWLVTVAWRKFLDATRSDTARRRREDRVEEEPAPGPAPGVDDTLQLYFLCAHPSLTPSSAVALTLRAVGGLTTRQIAQAYLVPEATMAQRISRAKRTVSGVRFDQPGDVATVLRVLYLVFNEGYSGDVDLAAEAIRLTRQLAAAIDHPEVAGLLALMLLHHARRASRTAPDGSLVPLAEQDRTRWDTAAIAEGVQILQSALARDRLGEFQAQAAIAALHADAPTAEETDWVQIVEWYDELARLTDSPVVRLNRAVAVGEADGPRAGLAALAAVEDSLPRHTAAAAYLHERAGDLTTAARLYAEAAHKAPNLAERDYLTRRAARLNSRKRH
- a CDS encoding YciI family protein, with protein sequence MAKYLLLKHYRGAPAPANDVPMEQWTPEEISAHVQYMRDFAERLEKTGEYVDGQALAPEGTWVRYDGEGRPPVTDGPFAETKDLIAGWMVIDVDSYERALELAGELSAAPGAGGKPIHEWLELRPFYASSPTATDDCHAGG
- a CDS encoding efflux RND transporter permease subunit; translated protein: MSWLSRFSLAQRALIGLMSLVAIVFGAIAIPQLKQQLLPTIELPMVSVIAPYQGAAPDVVEKQVVEPIEDNLEAVDGISGVTSTASEGNAVIMASFDYGNDTKQLVADVQLAVNRARLPQDVDPQVVAGSTDDMPTVVLAVTADKDQQALADQLDRTVVPDLKNIDGVGQVTVSGVRDLQVSVTPDDRELAAAGLTTQSLAQALQAGGATVPAGSFDEDGANRTVQVGGGFTSLEQIQNLMVKGSGKPVRLADVATVRQTQAPADSITRTDGRPSLSVAVTMDHDGSAVAISDAVEDKLPGLRKDLGSGATITVVSDQGPAVSKAISGLTTEGALGLLFAVLVILVFLASVRSTLVTAVSIPLSVVLALIVLWTRDLSLNMLTLGALTIAIGRVVDDSIVVLENIKRHLGYGEERHFAILTAVREVAGAVTSSTLTTVAVFLPIGLVGGMVGALFGAFSLTVTAALLASLLVSLTVVPVLSYWFLRAPKGTPEDADEARRAAEAKEARSRLQRLYVPVLRFATRRRLTSVLLAAVILIGTFGMAPLLKTNFFDQGEQEVLTVKQELKPGTSLAATDVQARKVEKLLAGTKGVKDYQVTIGSSGFMAAFGGGTDTNQASYQVMLDDSAKHDAVQDDIEAGLKKLDGIGTTTVAAGDGFGSQDLSVVVKAADAKVLREASEKVRRTVAGLDDVTDVTSDLAQSVPRISVKADDKAAAAGFDDQTLGAAVTQAVKGTTAGRAILDDTERDVVITSAKPAATLDQLRNLRLGPVKLGDIATVKLVDGPVSMTRIDGQRAATITAKPTGDNTGAVSADLTSKLDALKLPEGATAEIGGVTSDQDSAFKNLGLAMLAAIAIVFMLLVATFRSLAQPLILLVSIPFAATGAIGLLIVTGTPMGVPAMIGMLMLIGIVVTNAIVLIDLINQYRKQGYGVVEAVIEGGRHRLRPILMTALATIFALLPMALGVTGEGGFIAQPLAVVVIGGLITSTLLTLLLVPTLYTMLELRKERRAKKRAAKRGETPAQPARAAEEPEPAGV
- a CDS encoding response regulator transcription factor; this translates as MTIRVLLADDQALLRSAFRVLVDSEPDMQVVGEASDGAEAVRLTREEGADVVLMDIRMPGTDGLAATRMISEDPSLAHVRVVILTTFEVDDYVVQSLRAGASGFLGKGSEPEELLSAIRVAAGGEALLSPAATKGLIARFLAQGDAEDNDPVRSERLAALTVREREVLVQVAGGHSNDEIAERLEVSPLTVKTHVNRAMAKLGARDRAQLVVIAYESGLVRPRVE